One genomic segment of Paenibacillus durus includes these proteins:
- a CDS encoding alpha-amylase family glycosyl hydrolase yields MKKVTSMALTLPLLFSFASGALAKPQIQSDSSLGVYYEIYVNSFSDSNNDGKGDLNGILQKLDYLNDGNPHTKKDLGVDSLWLMPIGPSPSYHKYDTTDFYSVDPAYGSMEDFRSLTQEAHKRGMKVTIDLALNHTSNKHPWFLEAAKDKNSPYRDYYIWADENTDLNEKGPWGQQLWYESYPGSGDYYYALFIDFMPDLNFDNPKVREEMINVGKHWLNQGADGFRLDAAMHIYSKPDEADKNVAWWDEFKRGLAEVKPDVYLVGEVWDRPHNIAPYYKALDSSFNFDVSSKILDAVQNGSDNGLASFASSTLELYSQYADNPIDAPFLTNHDQVRTMSLLNGDVNKAKTAASILLTLPGNPFIYYGEEIGMLGEKPDENIREPFRWYPGNGEGQTTWEPSRDNSGPDAVSVEAQAKDKDSLLSHYKELIRIRHESPALMKGDIQEMPTGDSRIMGYTRTFEDDSVLVLHNLSGDTVTIELSGEQWQGRKLDFTTSNSVKVKKSGDQLEITIPGYTTCGLK; encoded by the coding sequence ATGAAAAAAGTTACATCCATGGCCTTAACCCTGCCCTTACTGTTCAGCTTCGCCAGCGGTGCTCTTGCTAAACCGCAGATTCAGAGCGACTCCAGCCTTGGCGTCTATTACGAGATTTATGTCAATTCCTTCTCTGATTCCAACAACGACGGAAAAGGCGACCTGAACGGCATCCTGCAAAAGCTGGACTATCTGAATGACGGAAACCCGCATACCAAGAAAGATTTGGGCGTCGATTCGCTGTGGTTAATGCCGATCGGTCCTTCTCCCAGCTACCATAAGTATGATACGACCGATTTCTACAGTGTAGATCCGGCGTACGGCAGTATGGAAGACTTCCGGAGCTTGACGCAGGAAGCGCATAAACGGGGAATGAAAGTAACGATCGACCTTGCGCTCAACCACACGAGCAACAAGCACCCGTGGTTCCTGGAAGCCGCCAAGGACAAGAACAGCCCGTACCGGGATTACTATATCTGGGCCGACGAGAACACCGATTTGAATGAAAAAGGACCGTGGGGACAGCAGCTCTGGTACGAGTCGTATCCGGGTTCCGGGGACTATTACTACGCTTTGTTCATAGATTTCATGCCGGATTTGAACTTTGACAATCCTAAAGTGCGCGAAGAGATGATCAATGTCGGCAAGCATTGGCTAAATCAGGGAGCCGACGGCTTCCGCCTCGATGCAGCCATGCACATCTACAGCAAGCCTGATGAAGCGGATAAGAATGTCGCATGGTGGGATGAATTCAAGCGGGGACTTGCCGAAGTGAAGCCGGATGTTTATCTGGTCGGCGAGGTGTGGGACCGCCCGCACAATATTGCGCCTTACTACAAAGCGCTGGATTCTTCGTTCAACTTCGACGTGTCCTCGAAGATTTTGGACGCCGTGCAGAACGGCTCGGATAACGGGCTGGCTTCTTTTGCTTCGAGTACCCTTGAATTGTACAGCCAATACGCCGATAACCCTATCGATGCCCCGTTCCTTACCAATCACGACCAGGTTCGTACGATGTCCTTACTGAACGGGGATGTGAATAAAGCTAAAACCGCTGCCTCCATCCTGCTCACCCTGCCGGGCAACCCGTTCATTTATTATGGAGAGGAAATCGGCATGCTCGGGGAGAAACCGGATGAGAATATCCGCGAGCCTTTCCGGTGGTACCCGGGAAACGGAGAAGGGCAAACCACTTGGGAGCCCTCCCGTGATAATTCAGGTCCGGACGCCGTCTCCGTAGAGGCGCAGGCGAAGGATAAGGACTCCCTCCTCTCCCATTACAAGGAGCTGATCCGCATCCGTCATGAGAGCCCAGCCTTAATGAAGGGCGACATCCAGGAGATGCCAACCGGAGACAGCCGCATTATGGGGTACACCCGAACCTTCGAGGATGATTCCGTACTCGTTCTGCATAATCTGAGCGGTGACACGGTAACCATCGAACTGTCCGGTGAACAATGGCAGGGGCGTAAGCTCGATTTCACTACTTCAAATAGCGTAAAAGTCAAGAAGTCCGGCGATCAACTGGAAATCACGATCCCGGGTTATACGACCTGCGGCTTGAAATAA